One genomic segment of Burkholderia multivorans ATCC BAA-247 includes these proteins:
- a CDS encoding Lrp/AsnC family transcriptional regulator, whose amino-acid sequence MATRERSPKTLDSQDRKILSALQKNARLSNAELAEQIGMSTTACWNRTRQLELDGYIDGYVALVNQRMLGYADIVILEVTLDRHEDDALARFGAELAALPEVLEAYLVSGEYDYWIKVAVDGTAGYERFLREKLYRISSIRHSRSMFALRCMKDVPSIQV is encoded by the coding sequence ATGGCTACACGCGAACGCTCGCCGAAAACGCTCGACAGTCAGGACCGCAAGATCTTGAGCGCGCTGCAGAAGAACGCGCGGCTCTCGAACGCGGAACTCGCGGAACAGATCGGCATGTCGACGACCGCATGCTGGAACCGCACGCGGCAACTCGAACTCGACGGCTATATCGACGGTTATGTCGCGCTCGTGAACCAGCGGATGCTCGGCTACGCGGACATCGTGATTCTGGAGGTCACGCTCGACCGGCACGAGGACGACGCGCTCGCGCGCTTCGGCGCCGAGCTCGCGGCGCTGCCGGAGGTGCTCGAGGCGTATCTGGTGTCGGGCGAATACGACTACTGGATCAAGGTCGCGGTGGACGGCACCGCCGGCTACGAGCGGTTCCTGCGCGAAAAGCTCTACCGGATATCGAGCATCCGGCACAGCCGCTCGATGTTCGCGCTGCGCTGCATGAAGGACGTGCCGTCGATCCAGGTCTGA
- a CDS encoding LysE family translocator translates to MSFQLYLSFVAASVVLVYAPGPVNLLTMNQALRAGWRRALPCVWGGTLAVLLQLALTALCLNSLVHLDERALAVLRWAGAAYLVWLGAKQWLSRTPATASAANATAAADAAPPDTDRALFWRGVATSGLNPKTLLFFPSFFPQFIHPDAGWSLNAQYLLLATTFALLFAGGVASMALFSHRLSRTLQRPARMRAMNRVTGGLLVGMGAIMAGWN, encoded by the coding sequence ATGTCGTTCCAGCTTTACCTGTCGTTCGTCGCTGCTTCCGTCGTTCTCGTCTACGCCCCCGGCCCCGTCAACCTGCTCACGATGAACCAGGCGCTGCGCGCGGGCTGGCGTCGCGCGCTGCCGTGCGTCTGGGGCGGCACGCTCGCCGTGCTGCTGCAACTGGCACTCACCGCGCTGTGCCTGAACTCGCTCGTCCATCTCGACGAGCGCGCGCTCGCCGTGCTGCGCTGGGCCGGCGCCGCCTATCTCGTCTGGCTCGGCGCGAAGCAATGGCTGAGCCGCACGCCGGCGACCGCGTCCGCCGCCAATGCGACCGCCGCGGCCGACGCCGCGCCGCCCGACACCGACCGCGCGCTGTTCTGGCGCGGCGTCGCGACGTCCGGACTCAATCCGAAGACGCTGCTGTTCTTCCCGTCGTTCTTTCCGCAATTCATCCACCCCGACGCCGGCTGGAGCCTCAACGCCCAGTACCTGCTGCTCGCGACGACGTTCGCGCTGCTGTTCGCGGGCGGCGTCGCGTCGATGGCGCTGTTCTCGCACCGGCTCAGCCGCACCTTGCAGCGGCCCGCGCGGATGCGTGCGATGAACCGCGTGACGGGCGGGCTGCTCGTCGGCATGGGCGCGATCATGGCCGGCTGGAACTGA
- a CDS encoding YqaA family protein, whose product MPELLTYGGLFAVSMLAATLFPLQSEAVLAGLLLAGREPVWALVLVASVGNVAGSTINWTLGRGIERFRERRWFPVKASALARAERWYARYGRWSLLLSWAPVIGDPLTMIAGVLREPLPSFLAIVTIAKVGRYLAIAWLVLH is encoded by the coding sequence ATGCCCGAACTGCTCACCTACGGCGGCCTGTTCGCCGTATCGATGCTCGCCGCGACGCTGTTCCCGCTGCAATCCGAAGCCGTCCTCGCCGGCCTGCTCCTCGCCGGGCGCGAACCCGTGTGGGCGCTGGTGCTTGTCGCGAGCGTCGGCAACGTCGCGGGCTCGACGATCAACTGGACGCTCGGCCGCGGCATCGAACGGTTCCGCGAGCGCCGCTGGTTTCCCGTCAAGGCATCGGCGCTCGCGCGCGCCGAGCGCTGGTATGCGCGCTACGGCCGCTGGTCGCTGCTGCTCAGCTGGGCGCCGGTGATCGGCGACCCGCTGACGATGATCGCCGGCGTACTGCGCGAGCCGCTGCCGAGCTTCCTCGCGATCGTGACGATCGCGAAGGTCGGGCGGTATCTCGCGATCGCGTGGCTCGTGCTGCACTGA
- a CDS encoding methyl-accepting chemotaxis protein, with protein sequence MRTIQLGRVSVGTRLATLACVLVALLFTVFAWALAHFAGRQLAEEAHARIADKEQSIRAMVGLFDNALSAEATRAMSLFESFLPPDFALDPTRTVDIDGVAAPTLSAGGQVLDLDYTIPDAFLKKSGAIATIFARDGDDFVRVTTSLKKQDGTRAIGTRLDRAGPAYAPLVAGRTYTGLANLFGRPYITQYKPVTDATGRVIGALFVGIDVGAELQLVRDGIRALKIGNNGYYFVLDASHGASRGTFVVHPDAAGKRADDARAPYTQMLAAGEGRLAYTSTDPAAHDVGPTDKFVSFTTIPQWQWLVGGVALDDELLADMRATRNRFLLIGAVLVVAFAVLFAFVVRRVVSRPLDAAARASERYAAGDLSVRIRDGAAHGAIGHDEIGRLVQAVDGIGDGLAQIVAQVRSGSADIARGTVGIAAGSGDIAARIATQASSVEQTAASMEQITAAVQQNAEHAAQANTLVADAAVAATSGDEAVQRVVATMDEIGRTTRRIAEITSAIEGIAFQTNILALNAAVEAARAGEHGKGFAVVAAEVRALAQRSAAAVKEIDALSAESSTTVEHGYRIAEAARGTMRDIVARVDQVRTLIGEISAASREQSTGIEQVNVAVAQIGEATQQNATLISDAERAAVALRDQAAQLSDAVSVFRLAQDA encoded by the coding sequence ATGAGAACAATTCAATTGGGCCGGGTGAGCGTCGGCACTCGCCTTGCCACGCTGGCGTGCGTGCTGGTCGCGCTGCTGTTCACCGTTTTCGCATGGGCGCTCGCCCACTTCGCGGGCCGGCAGCTCGCCGAAGAAGCGCACGCGCGCATCGCCGACAAGGAGCAGTCGATCCGCGCGATGGTCGGGCTGTTCGACAATGCGCTGTCGGCCGAAGCGACGCGCGCGATGTCGCTATTCGAGAGCTTCCTTCCGCCCGATTTCGCACTCGATCCGACGCGCACCGTCGACATCGACGGCGTGGCCGCGCCGACCTTGTCCGCAGGCGGCCAGGTGCTCGACCTCGACTACACGATTCCGGATGCGTTCCTGAAGAAAAGCGGCGCGATCGCGACGATCTTCGCGCGCGACGGCGACGACTTCGTCCGCGTGACGACGTCGCTGAAGAAGCAGGACGGCACGCGCGCGATCGGCACGCGGCTCGACCGCGCTGGCCCCGCGTATGCGCCGCTCGTCGCCGGGCGCACCTACACGGGCCTCGCGAACCTGTTCGGCCGCCCGTACATCACGCAGTACAAGCCGGTGACCGACGCGACGGGCCGCGTGATCGGCGCGCTGTTCGTCGGCATCGACGTCGGCGCCGAGCTGCAACTCGTCCGCGACGGCATCCGCGCGCTGAAGATCGGCAACAACGGCTACTACTTCGTGCTCGACGCCTCGCACGGCGCATCGCGCGGCACGTTCGTCGTTCACCCCGACGCGGCCGGCAAGCGCGCCGACGACGCCCGCGCGCCGTACACGCAGATGCTCGCGGCCGGCGAAGGCCGTCTCGCGTACACGTCGACCGATCCGGCCGCGCACGACGTGGGGCCGACCGACAAATTCGTGTCGTTTACGACGATTCCGCAGTGGCAGTGGCTCGTCGGCGGCGTCGCGCTCGACGACGAACTGCTCGCCGACATGCGCGCGACGCGCAACCGCTTCCTGCTGATCGGCGCGGTGCTCGTCGTCGCGTTCGCCGTGCTGTTCGCGTTCGTCGTGCGCCGCGTCGTGAGCCGGCCGCTCGATGCGGCGGCACGCGCGTCGGAGCGCTACGCGGCCGGCGATCTCAGCGTGCGGATCCGCGACGGCGCCGCGCACGGCGCCATCGGCCACGACGAGATCGGCCGGCTCGTGCAGGCGGTCGACGGGATCGGCGACGGGCTCGCGCAGATCGTCGCGCAAGTGCGCAGCGGCTCGGCCGACATCGCGCGCGGCACGGTCGGCATCGCGGCCGGCAGCGGCGACATCGCCGCGCGAATCGCGACGCAGGCAAGCAGCGTCGAGCAGACGGCCGCCAGCATGGAGCAGATCACGGCGGCCGTGCAGCAGAACGCCGAGCACGCGGCGCAGGCGAACACGCTCGTCGCGGACGCCGCCGTCGCCGCGACGAGCGGCGACGAGGCCGTGCAGCGCGTCGTCGCGACGATGGACGAGATCGGCCGCACGACGCGCCGGATCGCCGAAATCACGAGCGCGATCGAAGGCATCGCGTTCCAGACCAACATCCTCGCGCTGAACGCCGCCGTCGAAGCGGCACGCGCCGGCGAGCACGGCAAGGGCTTTGCGGTCGTCGCGGCCGAGGTGCGTGCGCTCGCGCAGCGCAGCGCGGCGGCCGTCAAGGAAATCGACGCGCTGAGCGCCGAATCGTCGACGACCGTCGAACACGGCTATCGGATCGCGGAAGCCGCACGCGGCACGATGCGCGACATCGTCGCGCGCGTCGATCAGGTCCGCACGCTGATCGGCGAGATCAGCGCCGCGTCGCGCGAGCAATCGACCGGCATCGAGCAGGTCAACGTCGCGGTCGCGCAGATCGGCGAAGCGACGCAGCAGAATGCGACGCTGATCTCCGATGCGGAGCGCGCGGCCGTCGCGCTGCGCGACCAGGCCGCGCAGCTGTCCGATGCGGTCAGCGTGTTCCGCCTCGCGCAGGACGCGTGA
- a CDS encoding acyl-CoA synthetase: MTQMFEAGLGRREANYVPLTPIDFLVRSAEVYGDRVAIVHGDVRRTWAETYARARRLASALAAAGVGRGETVAALLPNIPAMVEAHFGVPMAGAVLNTINTRLDAASVLFMLRHGEAKVLIVDTEYADIAQRAALELPALKIVSVADAMPADPARFARAVDYEAFVAAGDPDYAWTPPADEWEAIALNYTSGTTGDPKGVVYHHRGAYLAAISNILEWDMPKHAVYLWTLPMFHCNGWCFPWAVAARAGVNVCLRKFDAKTVFDLIRRERVTHYCGAPIVQSAIANAPAELREGIDHTVHAMVAGAAPAPAVIAKMKEIGFDLLHVYGLTEVYGPATVCAKQAHWDALSDDERARLNARQGVRYHLEAGATVLDPDTMAPVPADGETLGEIMFRGNICMKGYLKNEKATDEAFHGGWFHTGDLGVLTPDGYIRIKDRRKDIIISGGENISSIEVEDALYRHPAVAVAAVVAMPDPKWGEVPCAFVELRDGASATEEEIVAHCRQLLAGFKVPKAVRFGELPKTSTGKIQKFQLRHAVGSAGAIDLAGDKK, translated from the coding sequence ATGACGCAGATGTTCGAGGCCGGGCTCGGCCGCCGCGAGGCGAACTACGTACCGCTGACGCCGATCGATTTTCTGGTGCGGTCGGCCGAAGTCTATGGCGATCGCGTCGCGATCGTGCACGGCGACGTGCGGCGCACCTGGGCCGAAACCTATGCCCGCGCGCGGCGCCTCGCGAGCGCGCTTGCGGCGGCGGGCGTCGGGCGCGGCGAGACGGTCGCCGCGCTGCTGCCGAACATTCCCGCGATGGTCGAAGCGCACTTCGGCGTGCCGATGGCGGGCGCGGTGCTCAATACGATCAACACGCGGCTCGACGCCGCGTCGGTGCTGTTCATGCTGCGTCACGGCGAAGCGAAGGTGCTGATCGTCGATACCGAATATGCGGACATCGCGCAGCGCGCCGCGCTCGAATTGCCGGCGCTGAAGATCGTCAGCGTCGCCGACGCGATGCCGGCCGACCCCGCGCGCTTCGCGCGCGCGGTTGACTACGAAGCGTTCGTGGCCGCCGGCGATCCCGACTACGCATGGACGCCGCCCGCCGACGAGTGGGAAGCGATCGCGCTGAACTACACGTCGGGCACGACCGGCGATCCGAAGGGCGTCGTCTATCACCACCGCGGCGCGTATCTCGCGGCGATCAGCAACATCCTCGAATGGGACATGCCGAAGCACGCGGTGTATCTGTGGACGCTGCCGATGTTCCACTGCAACGGCTGGTGCTTTCCGTGGGCGGTCGCCGCGCGCGCGGGCGTGAACGTCTGCCTGCGCAAGTTCGACGCGAAGACGGTGTTCGACCTGATCCGCCGCGAGCGCGTCACGCATTACTGCGGCGCGCCGATCGTGCAGAGCGCGATCGCCAACGCGCCGGCCGAGCTGCGCGAGGGCATCGACCATACCGTGCACGCGATGGTAGCCGGCGCGGCGCCCGCGCCGGCCGTGATCGCGAAGATGAAGGAGATCGGCTTCGATCTGCTGCATGTGTACGGACTGACCGAGGTGTACGGCCCGGCCACCGTGTGCGCGAAGCAGGCGCACTGGGACGCGCTGTCCGACGACGAGCGCGCGCGGCTGAATGCGCGGCAGGGCGTGCGCTATCACCTCGAAGCGGGCGCGACGGTGCTCGATCCCGACACGATGGCGCCGGTGCCGGCCGACGGCGAGACGCTCGGCGAAATCATGTTCCGCGGCAACATCTGCATGAAGGGCTACCTGAAAAACGAGAAGGCGACCGACGAAGCGTTCCACGGCGGCTGGTTCCATACCGGCGATCTCGGCGTGCTGACGCCGGACGGCTATATCCGCATCAAGGATCGCCGCAAGGACATCATTATCTCGGGCGGCGAGAACATTTCCAGCATCGAGGTCGAGGATGCGCTGTACCGGCATCCGGCCGTCGCGGTCGCGGCGGTGGTCGCGATGCCGGACCCGAAGTGGGGCGAGGTGCCGTGCGCATTCGTCGAGCTGCGCGACGGCGCGAGCGCGACCGAGGAGGAGATCGTCGCGCACTGCCGTCAGCTGCTCGCCGGCTTCAAGGTGCCGAAGGCCGTGCGGTTCGGCGAACTGCCGAAGACCTCGACCGGGAAGATCCAGAAGTTTCAGCTGCGCCATGCGGTCGGTTCGGCCGGCGCGATCGATCTGGCCGGCGACAAGAAATAG